The Chlorobaculum sp. MV4-Y genome contains the following window.
TTATTATTGAACTACATTTCGGAGTCAGGCTCAACCTAAACGCCAACGCCCATGACCAGCACCATCGACACGCCAAAAAAGGCCATTATCCTTTATGACAGCATGTCCGTCGGCGGTTCTGCAGACAGGCTGATTGATGCTATCGGCAGAAATCTTGCCCAGGCCGGAGCGTATGTGGAAAAAGCCCGCTGCAAGACCAACGCCGATTACAGCTTCGTTGAAGAGTTCGATCTTGTGATTCTCGGCGCGCCGATTTACTATCTGCTCGTCGCCTCGAAACTCAGTGGTTCGCTCTCGCAGAGCAACCTGAGAGCCGTCCTCAAAGGCAAGAAAGTGGCGCTCTTCGTCATCTGCGGCAGTCCAGAGCCGATGGCGCAGTTCCTC
Protein-coding sequences here:
- a CDS encoding flavodoxin domain-containing protein, with product MTSTIDTPKKAIILYDSMSVGGSADRLIDAIGRNLAQAGAYVEKARCKTNADYSFVEEFDLVILGAPIYYLLVASKLSGSLSQSNLRAVLKGKKVALFVICGSPEPMAQFLYLPQLKMHLDNPVILAEKAFAPAETSDQNAIAEFTKNILDAYDKAR